A region from the Methanoculleus sp. 7T genome encodes:
- a CDS encoding solute carrier family 23 protein: FGPAEIAGIAAAPLFALPDPLKIGWSFDPALLLPFLVAGFCTVFNDLGTFTLCQVSTNQAWQRPDFGNIEKGVLVTGLATAFSGLIGGAGVGASPAAVGVSIANGAFSRIIGVGAGLLLIIAGCSPLLLRALTSVPASVLAAVSLFAVSFIIVSGLAIISSRMLDSRRSLVIGVPLAIGVGIDLVSEKIAGMSDLFSSTFGTSLTVAALLAILLNALYQVGVKDTVEFFHDPSAGSSADVNAAMMVPARAWGARKEVFSRAVKAVQTCIRDIDAQGVTDEPVRVIMRFDEFNLEVFVSYLTRRPGEGVRLVTGAGGMADASDLSCRCTLHLHFDH; the protein is encoded by the coding sequence CTTCGGCCCTGCCGAGATCGCCGGGATAGCCGCCGCCCCTCTCTTCGCCCTTCCCGACCCCCTGAAGATCGGGTGGTCCTTCGACCCCGCTCTCCTCCTGCCCTTCCTTGTCGCCGGTTTCTGCACCGTCTTCAACGACCTCGGCACCTTCACTCTCTGCCAGGTGAGCACCAACCAGGCATGGCAGAGGCCTGACTTCGGGAACATCGAGAAGGGCGTGCTCGTCACCGGCCTTGCCACCGCCTTCTCCGGTCTGATCGGCGGCGCCGGCGTCGGGGCGTCCCCCGCGGCTGTCGGTGTCTCTATCGCGAACGGCGCTTTCTCCCGGATCATCGGCGTCGGCGCCGGCCTCCTCCTTATCATCGCCGGGTGTTCCCCCCTGCTCCTCAGGGCCCTGACGTCCGTGCCCGCATCCGTCCTTGCCGCCGTCTCCCTCTTTGCAGTCTCCTTCATCATCGTCTCAGGTCTTGCGATCATATCCTCCCGCATGCTCGATTCCCGGCGGTCCCTGGTCATCGGCGTTCCCCTGGCGATCGGCGTCGGGATAGACCTGGTCTCGGAGAAGATCGCAGGCATGAGCGACCTCTTCTCCTCGACATTCGGCACGTCCCTCACCGTCGCCGCCCTCCTTGCGATCCTCCTCAACGCCCTGTATCAGGTGGGTGTGAAGGACACCGTCGAGTTCTTCCACGACCCGTCGGCAGGATCGTCTGCCGACGTGAACGCGGCGATGATGGTGCCTGCCCGGGCCTGGGGTGCACGAAAAGAGGTATTTTCCCGGGCGGTAAAGGCAGTGCAGACCTGCATCAGGGACATCGATGCTCAGGGAGTGACAGACGAACCGGTGCGGGTGATCATGCGTTTCGACGAGTTCAACCTGGAGGTCTTCGTCTCGTACCTGACCCGGCGTCCCGGCGAGGGGGTGCGCCTCGTGACCGGCGCCGGCGGCATGGCCGATGCAAGCGACCTTTCGTGCAGGTGCACACTCCACCTGCACTTCGACCACTAG